A single genomic interval of Amycolatopsis albispora harbors:
- a CDS encoding class I SAM-dependent methyltransferase produces the protein MPDRTVLELGANPDGPARALAAAGFSVFVVDDSPTAIEYAASMPGAEAVYFVHADLRRECLEDVFGAVLVEPSALAQLYTLRAQIELLMTAADHIVDDGVVIIETPTAPVRLGHYYRTAEFPPLAELDIMAGTADLRLLHRTGGFGGSRTLSVYGLGL, from the coding sequence GTGCCCGACCGCACCGTGCTCGAACTGGGCGCGAACCCGGACGGACCGGCCCGCGCGCTGGCCGCGGCCGGGTTCAGCGTCTTCGTCGTCGACGACTCCCCCACCGCGATCGAGTACGCGGCCAGCATGCCGGGCGCCGAAGCCGTCTACTTCGTGCACGCCGACCTGCGGCGCGAGTGCCTGGAGGACGTCTTCGGCGCGGTGCTGGTCGAGCCGTCGGCGCTGGCGCAGCTCTACACCCTGCGCGCGCAGATCGAACTGCTGATGACCGCCGCCGACCACATCGTCGACGACGGCGTGGTGATCATCGAGACGCCGACGGCGCCGGTGCGGCTCGGGCACTACTACCGGACCGCGGAGTTCCCGCCGCTGGCGGAACTCGACATCATGGCGGGCACCGCGGACCTGCGCCTGCTGCACCGGACCGGCGGCTTCGGCGGCAGCCGGACACTGTCGGTCTACGGGCTCGGTTTGTGA
- a CDS encoding MFS transporter — translation MPRKAALAAWIGSALEYYDFFIYGTAAALVFNKIFFPASAPAAGTLLALATFGVGYLARPIGAVILGHVGDRFGRKKVLVFTLLLMGVATFAVGCLPTYADVGVLAPILLVVLRLLQGLSAAGEQASANSMSLEHAPEHRRAYYTSFTLSGTQAGQILATAVFLPIAALPEDQLLSWGWRLPFWCSALVVVVGFVVRRKLDETPVFERAEVAKLPVAVLFRDHWADVLRVVVAATIASVSTIFTVYALSYAVNTIGLERTPMLWVGVLANVLALAAIPALAALADRIGRKPVFIGGCLACGLLIFPYLWSISVGQFPLIFAFGLLLFGVVYSGVNGVWPAFYGEMFSARVRLSGVAIGTQVGFAVAGFAPSVVAAIGSGKEDWLGVAIFTAAVCLVAAGAAATARETHRVPTDRLGVNEPAASAVGSGNTGELGSPAPDDRLPDVTTPPAHHDNDTRPQAPRR, via the coding sequence ATGCCACGCAAGGCCGCGCTGGCCGCCTGGATCGGCAGCGCGCTCGAGTACTACGACTTCTTCATCTACGGCACCGCCGCGGCGCTGGTGTTCAACAAGATCTTCTTCCCCGCCTCCGCGCCCGCCGCCGGCACGCTGCTGGCGCTGGCCACCTTCGGCGTCGGTTACCTGGCACGGCCGATCGGCGCGGTCATCCTCGGGCACGTCGGGGACCGGTTCGGCCGCAAGAAGGTCCTGGTGTTCACCCTGCTGCTGATGGGCGTGGCCACCTTCGCGGTCGGCTGCCTGCCGACCTACGCCGACGTCGGTGTGCTCGCCCCGATCCTGCTGGTGGTGCTGCGGTTGCTGCAGGGCCTGTCCGCCGCGGGCGAGCAGGCCAGCGCGAACTCGATGTCGCTGGAGCACGCCCCCGAGCACCGGCGCGCCTACTACACCAGCTTCACCCTCAGCGGCACCCAGGCCGGGCAGATCCTGGCCACCGCGGTGTTCCTGCCGATCGCCGCGCTGCCCGAGGACCAGCTGCTGTCGTGGGGCTGGCGCCTGCCGTTCTGGTGCAGCGCGCTGGTGGTCGTCGTCGGTTTTGTGGTGCGGCGCAAGCTGGACGAGACACCGGTGTTCGAACGCGCCGAGGTGGCCAAGCTGCCGGTCGCCGTGCTGTTCCGCGACCACTGGGCCGACGTGCTGCGGGTGGTCGTCGCCGCCACGATCGCCTCGGTGAGCACGATCTTCACCGTCTACGCGCTCAGCTACGCGGTGAACACCATCGGGCTGGAACGCACGCCGATGCTGTGGGTGGGCGTGCTGGCCAACGTGCTGGCGCTGGCGGCGATCCCGGCACTGGCCGCGCTCGCCGACCGGATCGGCCGCAAGCCGGTGTTCATCGGCGGCTGCCTCGCCTGCGGGCTGCTGATCTTCCCGTACCTGTGGTCCATCTCGGTGGGGCAGTTCCCGCTCATCTTCGCCTTCGGGCTGCTGTTGTTCGGCGTGGTCTACAGCGGGGTCAACGGGGTGTGGCCCGCTTTCTACGGCGAGATGTTCAGCGCGCGGGTGCGGTTGTCCGGCGTGGCGATCGGCACGCAGGTCGGCTTCGCGGTGGCGGGCTTCGCGCCGAGCGTGGTGGCCGCGATCGGGTCCGGCAAAGAGGACTGGCTGGGCGTGGCGATCTTCACCGCGGCGGTCTGCCTGGTCGCCGCCGGTGCCGCGGCGACCGCACGCGAAACGCACCGCGTGCCGACCGACCGGCTGGGCGTGAACGAACCGGCCGCGTCAGCCGTAGGTAGTGGCAACACAGGCGAGCTCGGTTCCCCGGCCCCGGACGACAGGTTGCCCGATGTCACTACACCACCCGCGCACCACGACAACGACACTCGACCCCAGGCCCCTCGGCGATGA
- a CDS encoding TetR/AcrR family transcriptional regulator, whose product MAAPSSEVERQRDKERTRADILEMATREFADKGYTGARVDEIAARTSTTKRMIYYYFGGKEQLYVAVLERAYAAIRGLEQQLDVEHLEPEEAIRQLAELTFDHHEAHPDFIRLVSIENIHRAEHIARSEVLSGLANPALDVLTRILDRGRAAGRFRADADPLDIHMVISSYCVFRLANRHTFAAIFGRDLLDPERREQQRRMLGDLVINYLTA is encoded by the coding sequence GTGGCCGCACCGTCGTCCGAGGTCGAGCGGCAGCGCGACAAGGAACGCACCCGCGCCGACATTCTCGAGATGGCCACCAGGGAGTTCGCCGACAAGGGCTACACCGGGGCCAGGGTGGACGAGATCGCCGCCAGGACCAGCACCACCAAGCGGATGATCTACTACTACTTCGGCGGCAAGGAGCAGCTCTACGTCGCCGTGCTGGAGCGAGCCTACGCGGCGATCCGCGGGCTCGAACAGCAGCTCGACGTCGAGCACCTCGAGCCGGAGGAAGCCATCCGGCAGCTCGCCGAGCTGACCTTCGACCACCACGAGGCGCACCCGGACTTCATCCGGCTGGTCAGCATCGAGAACATCCACCGCGCCGAGCACATCGCGCGCTCCGAGGTGCTGTCCGGACTGGCCAATCCCGCGCTCGACGTGCTCACGCGCATCCTGGACCGCGGGCGCGCGGCCGGCCGCTTCCGCGCCGACGCCGATCCGCTCGACATCCACATGGTGATCAGCTCGTACTGCGTGTTCCGGCTGGCCAACCGGCACACCTTCGCCGCCATCTTCGGCCGCGACCTGCTCGACCCGGAACGCCGGGAGCAGCAGCGCCGCATGCTCGGCGACCTGGTCATCAACTACCTCACCGCCTGA
- a CDS encoding shikimate dehydrogenase: MTSYLIGLIGAGIGPSLSPALHEREADRLGLRYLYRRLDLDELGRPAGQVLEAARLAGFDGLNVTHPVKQSVLGHLDELSPEAAALGAVNTVVFDRGRAIGHNTDSTGFAGSLSRGLPEATMDTVLLLGAGGAGAAVAHALLSLGTGTLHVHDVDSGRAAKLVSALCERFGDGRAVVGELGVLDTADGLVHATPTGMARYPGSPVPASALRPELWVADIVYRPLETELLRAAAARGCRVLDGGGMVVLQAADSFRLFTGVEPDAERMLRHFGELAAEEGVYARG; this comes from the coding sequence GTGACCAGCTATCTCATCGGACTGATCGGCGCCGGCATCGGCCCGTCGCTGAGCCCGGCCCTGCACGAACGCGAGGCGGACCGGCTCGGCCTGCGTTACCTCTACCGCCGCCTGGACCTCGACGAACTCGGCCGCCCGGCCGGGCAGGTGCTCGAAGCCGCGCGGCTGGCCGGGTTCGACGGGCTCAACGTGACCCATCCGGTCAAGCAGTCCGTGCTGGGCCACCTCGACGAGCTGTCACCGGAGGCCGCCGCGCTCGGCGCGGTGAACACCGTGGTCTTCGACCGCGGGCGCGCGATCGGGCACAACACCGACAGCACCGGGTTCGCCGGCAGCCTCAGCCGTGGCCTGCCTGAGGCCACAATGGACACCGTGCTGCTGCTGGGCGCGGGTGGCGCGGGCGCGGCGGTCGCGCACGCGCTGCTCTCGCTGGGTACCGGGACGCTGCACGTCCACGATGTCGATTCCGGACGGGCGGCGAAGCTGGTTTCCGCGCTGTGCGAGCGTTTTGGCGACGGCCGGGCGGTCGTCGGCGAGCTCGGCGTGCTGGACACCGCCGACGGCCTGGTACACGCGACCCCGACCGGGATGGCGCGTTACCCCGGCAGCCCGGTGCCCGCGTCGGCACTGCGGCCGGAGCTGTGGGTGGCCGACATCGTCTACCGTCCACTTGAGACCGAACTGCTGCGCGCGGCGGCCGCCCGCGGTTGCCGCGTGCTCGACGGCGGCGGCATGGTCGTGTTGCAGGCCGCCGACTCGTTCCGCCTGTTCACCGGGGTCGAGCCGGACGCCGAGCGCATGCTGCGGCACTTCGGCGAACTCGCGGCGGAGGAAGGGGTGTACGCCCGTGGCTGA
- a CDS encoding bifunctional sugar phosphate isomerase/epimerase/4-hydroxyphenylpyruvate dioxygenase family protein, whose amino-acid sequence MAERRTAIATVCLSGTLEDKLAAASSAGFDGVEIFENDLLASRLSPAGIRRHCADLGLSIDLYQPFRDFEAVPPELLRANLRRAERKLDLMAELGTGTILVCSSVSPDAVDDDELAAEHLHALAELAAERGMRIAYEALAWGRFVNTYQRSWRIVRRAAHPALGLCLDSFHILSVGGDPAAIRTIPGEKIFFVQLADAPRLAMDVLQWSRHHRLFPGQGEFDLTAFTGHVLATGYRGPLSLEVFNDVFRQADPRLTAVDAMRSLLALRESLGLAELPEAPALHGHAFAELAAPAGEDVGKVLAGLGFTVAGHHRTKPVQLWAQNGARVLVNKTGERTAIAVDSEDPGRSARRAEAYLAQPLRRGREAVAAPDSTELFFCGGDDWLADFEPAGEAGRTAGITGIDHVALTQPFDQFEEAALFYRSVLGLRLDPVVEFAAPFGLVRSRAAAHQGVRLTLDTALVRRGEWAPAVREPQHIAFATGDAIASAKAMRALGAPLLDIPGNYYDDLEARLDLDPGLLAELRAQSVLYDRDEHGEFLHFYTELAGERVFFEVVQRIGGYRGYGVANAPIRMAAHRDRRLNGR is encoded by the coding sequence GTGGCTGAGCGCCGGACCGCCATCGCCACCGTGTGCCTGTCGGGCACGCTGGAGGACAAGCTGGCCGCCGCCTCGTCGGCCGGGTTCGACGGGGTGGAGATCTTCGAGAACGACCTGCTGGCGTCGCGGTTGTCCCCGGCCGGGATCCGGCGCCACTGCGCGGACCTGGGCCTGTCGATAGACCTGTACCAGCCGTTCCGCGATTTCGAGGCGGTGCCGCCGGAGCTGCTGCGGGCCAATCTCCGCCGGGCCGAGCGCAAGCTCGACCTGATGGCCGAACTCGGCACCGGCACCATTCTGGTCTGCTCGTCGGTGTCACCCGATGCGGTGGACGACGACGAACTGGCCGCCGAGCACCTGCACGCGCTGGCCGAGCTCGCCGCCGAACGCGGCATGCGGATCGCGTACGAGGCACTGGCGTGGGGCCGGTTCGTCAACACCTACCAGCGGTCGTGGCGGATCGTGCGGCGTGCCGCGCACCCGGCGCTCGGCCTGTGCCTGGACAGCTTCCACATCCTGTCGGTGGGCGGCGATCCGGCCGCGATCCGCACGATCCCCGGCGAAAAGATCTTCTTCGTGCAGCTCGCCGACGCGCCCCGGCTGGCGATGGACGTGCTGCAGTGGAGCAGGCACCACCGGCTCTTCCCCGGCCAGGGCGAGTTCGACCTGACCGCGTTCACCGGGCACGTGCTGGCCACCGGGTACCGCGGGCCGCTGTCGCTGGAGGTGTTCAACGACGTCTTCCGGCAGGCCGATCCGCGGCTCACCGCGGTGGACGCGATGCGCTCGCTGCTGGCGTTGCGGGAGTCGCTGGGCCTGGCCGAACTGCCCGAAGCGCCGGCGTTGCACGGGCACGCGTTCGCCGAACTCGCCGCGCCGGCGGGGGAGGACGTGGGCAAGGTGCTGGCCGGTCTCGGGTTCACCGTCGCGGGTCACCACCGGACCAAGCCGGTCCAGCTGTGGGCGCAGAACGGGGCTCGCGTGCTGGTCAACAAAACCGGCGAGCGCACCGCGATCGCGGTGGACAGCGAGGACCCCGGGCGTTCGGCCCGCCGTGCCGAGGCGTATCTCGCGCAGCCGTTGCGGCGTGGCCGGGAGGCGGTCGCGGCGCCCGACTCCACCGAACTGTTCTTCTGCGGCGGTGACGACTGGCTGGCCGACTTCGAGCCGGCCGGCGAGGCCGGGCGCACGGCGGGCATCACCGGCATCGACCACGTGGCGCTGACCCAGCCGTTCGACCAGTTCGAGGAAGCCGCGTTGTTCTACCGGTCGGTGCTGGGCCTGCGGCTGGACCCGGTGGTGGAGTTCGCCGCGCCGTTCGGCCTGGTGCGCAGCCGTGCCGCCGCGCACCAGGGCGTGCGGCTGACCCTGGACACCGCGCTCGTGCGCCGCGGGGAATGGGCGCCCGCCGTGCGCGAGCCGCAGCACATCGCCTTCGCCACCGGTGACGCGATCGCCAGCGCGAAGGCGATGCGTGCGCTGGGCGCGCCCCTGCTGGACATCCCCGGCAACTACTACGACGACCTCGAGGCCCGCCTCGACCTCGACCCGGGGTTGCTGGCCGAGCTGCGGGCGCAGTCGGTGCTGTACGACCGCGACGAGCACGGCGAATTCCTGCACTTCTACACCGAGCTGGCGGGGGAGCGGGTGTTCTTCGAGGTGGTGCAGCGCATCGGCGGATACCGGGGCTACGGCGTGGCGAACGCGCCGATCCGCATGGCCGCCCACCGCGACCGCCGCCTCAACGGCCGCTAG
- a CDS encoding TetR/AcrR family transcriptional regulator — MTVASRGRIDKRQAILTAAFTVFARRGYAEACVKEIAEEAGVAKPTVYNHLNDKENLFRHAIEAAADEVMAANLEVVERLREPGPDLRAALADVAHRLVQVCCAERSRSLRRLTYGQVARFPELIELVQTRTADRVAEALADRLARFSLAGRLRPCDPAAASEQLLALLTGPLETRSRLGTRKVPAAEMRAVADAAVDTFLRAYAAE; from the coding sequence GTGACAGTTGCCTCCCGGGGGCGGATCGACAAGCGGCAGGCGATCCTGACCGCCGCGTTCACCGTCTTCGCTCGCCGCGGCTACGCCGAAGCCTGCGTCAAGGAGATCGCGGAGGAAGCGGGCGTCGCCAAGCCGACCGTCTACAACCACCTCAACGACAAGGAAAACCTGTTCCGCCACGCCATCGAAGCCGCCGCCGACGAAGTGATGGCGGCCAATCTCGAGGTGGTGGAGCGCCTGCGCGAACCGGGACCGGACCTGCGCGCGGCGCTGGCGGACGTGGCGCACCGGCTGGTCCAGGTGTGCTGTGCCGAGCGGTCGCGGTCGCTGCGGCGGCTGACCTACGGCCAGGTGGCGCGGTTCCCCGAGCTGATCGAGCTGGTGCAGACCCGCACCGCGGACAGGGTCGCCGAGGCGCTGGCCGACCGGCTCGCGCGGTTCTCGCTGGCCGGCCGCCTGCGCCCGTGCGACCCGGCGGCGGCTTCGGAGCAGCTGCTCGCGCTGCTGACCGGCCCGCTGGAAACGCGGTCGCGGCTGGGCACGCGCAAGGTGCCCGCGGCGGAAATGCGCGCCGTCGCCGACGCGGCCGTCGACACCTTCCTCCGCGCCTACGCCGCCGAATGA
- a CDS encoding ABC transporter ATP-binding protein, giving the protein MSAPATNRPPQPQASMFGRGPGIGMPASKAENFSTSAKRLLGRLRGERRLLLVIVVLGVASVALSVAGPKVLGHATDVVIAGVQRGALDFAALGEVLAWVLALYLASSVFAWLQGRLLNNVVQRFVFRLREEVEGKLHRLPLRYYDRQPRGELLSRVTNDIDNISLTLLQTLSQLLSAVLTVLGVLVMMLVISPLLALVALTAVPLSIVVTRLIGKRSQKLFVAQWKHTGSLNAQIEEAYSGHELVTAFGRREEVEREFGERNGKLFGASLGAQFVSGVIMPSMMFVSNLSYLALAVIGGLRVTTGAMTIGDVQAFLQYSRQFTQPLTQAASMANLLQSGVASAERVFELLDAEEQEPDPAEPAPAGPRRGRVEFEHVSFRYEPDTPLIEDLSLVAEPGQTVAVVGPTGAGKTTLVNLIMRFYELDSGRITLDRTDITRLGRAALRGQIGMVLQDTWLFGGTIRDNIAYGRPGATDEQIEAAAKATFVDRFVRSLPDGYDTVIDDDGTNVSAGEKQLLTIARAFLADPSLLILDEATSSVDTRTESLVQHAMAALRSNRTSFVIAHRLSTIRDADLILVMEAGRIVEQGTHAELLAAEGAYHRLYAAQFRQPATD; this is encoded by the coding sequence ATGAGCGCCCCCGCCACGAACCGCCCGCCGCAGCCGCAGGCCTCGATGTTCGGCCGCGGGCCCGGCATCGGCATGCCCGCCAGCAAGGCGGAGAACTTCTCGACCTCGGCGAAGCGGCTGCTCGGCCGGTTGCGCGGTGAACGCCGCCTGCTGCTGGTGATCGTCGTGCTCGGCGTGGCGAGCGTCGCGCTGTCGGTGGCCGGGCCCAAGGTGCTCGGCCACGCCACGGACGTGGTGATCGCCGGGGTGCAGCGCGGCGCGCTGGACTTCGCCGCGCTCGGTGAGGTGCTCGCCTGGGTGCTCGCGCTGTACCTGGCCTCGTCGGTGTTCGCCTGGCTGCAGGGCAGGCTGCTGAACAACGTGGTGCAGCGCTTCGTGTTCCGGCTGCGCGAAGAGGTCGAGGGCAAGCTGCACCGGCTGCCGCTGCGGTACTACGACCGGCAGCCGCGTGGTGAGCTGCTCAGCCGCGTCACCAACGACATCGACAACATCTCGCTGACCCTGCTGCAGACGCTGAGCCAGCTGCTGTCCGCGGTGCTGACCGTGCTCGGCGTGCTGGTGATGATGCTGGTCATCTCGCCGCTGCTGGCGCTGGTCGCGCTCACCGCCGTTCCACTGTCCATTGTGGTCACCCGGCTGATCGGGAAGCGGTCGCAGAAGCTGTTCGTGGCGCAGTGGAAGCACACCGGCTCGCTCAACGCGCAGATCGAGGAGGCCTACTCCGGGCACGAGCTGGTCACCGCGTTCGGCCGCCGCGAGGAGGTGGAGCGGGAGTTCGGCGAGCGCAACGGCAAGCTGTTCGGTGCCAGCCTCGGCGCGCAGTTCGTCTCCGGCGTGATCATGCCGTCGATGATGTTCGTGTCCAATCTCAGCTATCTCGCGCTGGCGGTGATCGGCGGGCTGCGGGTGACCACCGGCGCGATGACCATCGGTGACGTGCAGGCGTTCCTGCAGTACTCGCGGCAGTTCACCCAGCCGCTGACCCAGGCGGCGTCGATGGCGAACCTGCTGCAGTCCGGCGTGGCTTCGGCGGAGCGGGTGTTCGAGCTGCTCGACGCCGAGGAGCAGGAGCCGGACCCGGCCGAGCCGGCGCCCGCAGGGCCGCGGCGCGGGCGGGTCGAGTTCGAGCACGTGAGCTTCCGCTACGAACCGGACACCCCGCTGATCGAGGACCTGTCGCTGGTCGCCGAACCGGGCCAGACGGTGGCCGTGGTCGGGCCGACCGGGGCGGGCAAGACCACGCTGGTCAACCTGATCATGCGGTTCTACGAGCTGGACTCGGGCCGGATCACCCTGGACCGCACCGACATCACCCGGCTCGGCCGCGCCGCGCTGCGCGGGCAGATCGGCATGGTGCTGCAGGACACCTGGCTGTTCGGCGGCACCATCCGCGACAACATCGCCTACGGCAGGCCGGGCGCCACCGACGAGCAGATCGAGGCGGCGGCGAAGGCCACCTTCGTCGACCGGTTCGTGCGCAGCCTGCCCGACGGCTACGACACGGTGATCGACGACGACGGCACGAACGTCAGCGCCGGGGAGAAGCAGCTGCTCACCATCGCGCGGGCCTTCCTGGCCGACCCGTCGCTGCTGATCCTCGACGAGGCCACGAGTTCGGTGGACACGCGCACGGAATCGCTGGTGCAGCACGCGATGGCGGCGCTGCGGTCCAACCGCACGAGCTTTGTCATCGCGCACCGGCTGTCCACCATCCGCGACGCCGACCTGATCCTGGTGATGGAGGCGGGCCGCATCGTCGAACAGGGCACGCACGCGGAACTGCTCGCCGCCGAGGGTGCCTACCACCGCCTCTACGCCGCGCAGTTCCGCCAACCGGCGACGGACTGA
- a CDS encoding ABC transporter ATP-binding protein — MLSRLLRGHLRPYRRELAGVVLLQLVGTMGSLYLPSLNADIIDQGVATGDTGYILRVGGWMLAVTLLQIICSTGAVYLGARVAMSFGRDVRAAIFHRAGRFSAREVSGFGAASLITRNTNDVQQVQMLVVVACTMLVTAPIMSVGGIVLAIREDPGLSWLMLVAVPVLLVAMGLIIVRMVPRFRTMQDRIDTVNRVLREQLSGIRVVRAFVREPVETRRFAEANTALTDTALRVGRLQALLFPIVMLVLNASSVAVVWFGARRVADGQLQVGAMVAFLSYLMLILTSVMMVTFIATMIPRASVCAERIVEVLDTESSVLPPADPVREVGTHGEVEFRDVELRYPGAADPVLRGVSFRAERGKTTAIVGSTGAGKTTLVSLVPRLLDVTGGILLVNGVDVRRLDPAVLRGRIGLVPQRPYLFTGTVASNLRYGKPDATEEELWEALEIAQAREFVEAMPGGLDAPITQGGTNVSGGQRQRLSIARALVRKPEIYLFDDSFSALDLATDAALRAALRPHTADAAVLVVAQRVSTVVDAEQIVVLENGSVVGRGTHDELLESCPTYLEIVQSQLTPEPAA; from the coding sequence TTGCTGAGTCGCCTGCTGCGCGGTCACCTGCGGCCGTACCGGCGCGAACTGGCCGGCGTGGTGCTGCTGCAACTGGTCGGCACGATGGGCTCGCTCTACCTGCCCAGCCTGAACGCCGACATCATCGACCAGGGCGTGGCCACCGGCGACACCGGCTACATCCTGCGCGTCGGCGGCTGGATGCTCGCGGTCACCCTGCTGCAGATCATCTGCTCGACCGGCGCGGTCTACCTCGGCGCGCGGGTGGCGATGAGCTTCGGCCGTGACGTGCGCGCGGCGATCTTCCACCGCGCGGGCCGGTTCTCCGCCAGGGAGGTCTCCGGCTTCGGCGCGGCTTCGCTGATCACCCGCAACACCAACGACGTGCAGCAGGTGCAGATGCTGGTGGTGGTGGCCTGCACGATGCTGGTCACCGCGCCGATCATGTCGGTCGGCGGCATCGTGCTGGCGATCCGCGAGGACCCCGGGCTGTCCTGGCTGATGCTGGTCGCGGTGCCGGTGCTGCTGGTCGCGATGGGCCTGATCATCGTCCGCATGGTGCCGCGCTTCCGCACCATGCAGGACCGCATCGACACGGTGAACCGCGTGCTGCGCGAACAACTGTCCGGCATCCGCGTGGTCCGCGCGTTCGTCCGCGAGCCGGTGGAGACCCGCCGCTTCGCCGAGGCGAACACCGCGCTGACCGACACCGCGCTGCGCGTCGGCCGGTTGCAGGCGTTGCTGTTCCCGATCGTGATGCTGGTGCTCAACGCCTCCAGCGTGGCCGTGGTCTGGTTCGGCGCGCGGCGGGTCGCCGACGGCCAGCTGCAGGTCGGCGCGATGGTGGCGTTCCTGAGCTACCTGATGCTGATCCTGACCTCGGTGATGATGGTGACCTTCATCGCGACGATGATCCCGCGTGCGTCGGTCTGCGCCGAGCGCATCGTCGAGGTGCTGGACACCGAATCCTCGGTGCTGCCGCCGGCGGACCCCGTCCGCGAGGTGGGCACGCACGGCGAGGTGGAGTTCCGCGACGTCGAACTGCGCTACCCCGGCGCCGCGGATCCGGTGCTGCGCGGGGTTTCCTTCCGCGCGGAACGCGGGAAGACCACCGCGATCGTGGGCAGCACCGGCGCCGGGAAGACCACGCTGGTGTCGCTGGTCCCCCGCCTGCTCGACGTCACCGGCGGCATCCTGCTGGTCAACGGCGTGGACGTGCGCCGCCTCGATCCCGCGGTGCTCCGCGGCCGGATCGGGCTGGTGCCGCAGCGGCCGTACCTGTTCACCGGCACGGTGGCGAGCAACCTGCGTTACGGCAAACCGGATGCCACCGAAGAAGAACTGTGGGAGGCACTGGAAATCGCGCAGGCGCGGGAGTTCGTCGAGGCGATGCCCGGCGGGCTGGACGCGCCGATCACCCAGGGCGGCACGAACGTCTCCGGCGGGCAGCGGCAGCGGCTCTCGATCGCCAGGGCGCTGGTGCGCAAGCCCGAGATCTACCTGTTCGACGACTCGTTCTCCGCGCTCGACCTGGCCACCGACGCGGCCCTGCGCGCGGCGCTGCGGCCGCACACCGCGGACGCCGCCGTGCTGGTGGTCGCCCAGCGGGTGTCCACTGTGGTCGATGCCGAGCAGATCGTGGTGCTGGAGAACGGTTCCGTGGTGGGCCGCGGCACGCACGACGAGCTGCTGGAGAGCTGCCCGACCTATCTCGAGATCGTCCAGTCCCAGCTGACCCCGGAGCCCGCGGCATGA
- a CDS encoding TetR/AcrR family transcriptional regulator codes for MAERSRRRGEHLEQAIFEAVWAELLEVGYAKLTMEAVAARAGTSKPVLYRRWAGRAELVLAAWRHRLPVSLELPDTGTLSGDLKELLGRSLCRFEDFSPDLLAGLTTETFRDPEVFALLRKQIAKAAPGHALAALIGWAVERGEIAEPRLSPRVLALPLDLIRADAVLYGRQVTDARITEIVDDIFLPLLRGLAAP; via the coding sequence TTGGCAGAGCGGTCTCGCCGCCGGGGGGAACACCTCGAACAGGCGATCTTCGAAGCCGTGTGGGCGGAGCTGCTCGAGGTCGGCTACGCGAAGCTCACCATGGAGGCGGTCGCCGCGCGAGCCGGGACCAGCAAGCCGGTGCTGTACCGCCGGTGGGCCGGGCGCGCCGAGCTGGTGCTCGCGGCCTGGCGGCACCGGCTGCCGGTGTCCCTGGAACTGCCCGACACCGGGACGCTGTCCGGTGACCTGAAGGAGTTGCTCGGCCGGTCGCTGTGCCGGTTCGAGGACTTTTCGCCGGACCTGCTGGCCGGGCTGACCACCGAGACCTTCCGTGATCCGGAGGTTTTCGCGCTGCTGCGCAAGCAGATCGCGAAGGCCGCGCCGGGGCACGCGCTGGCGGCGCTGATCGGATGGGCGGTCGAACGCGGGGAGATAGCGGAGCCCCGGCTGAGCCCGCGGGTGCTCGCGCTGCCCCTGGACCTGATCCGCGCTGACGCCGTCCTCTACGGCAGGCAGGTGACGGACGCCAGAATCACCGAAATAGTCGACGACATCTTTCTGCCGCTGCTGCGTGGCCTCGCCGCTCCGTGA
- a CDS encoding NUDIX hydrolase: MVIRDEAGNELRGFHPDLALRPMPLALVVVAFRGRVLMMLNAFRRHWELPGGMLEAGEGPEAAALRELAEETGILATTAEFAVVAEFALVAPVRREYAAVYRLALEAPPRPVVSDEALAFRWWDPATPVPPEMSPLDAAIARQVCPVR, from the coding sequence GTGGTGATCCGCGATGAGGCAGGAAACGAACTGCGCGGTTTCCACCCCGATCTCGCCCTGCGCCCGATGCCGCTCGCGCTGGTGGTGGTCGCGTTCCGCGGGCGGGTGCTGATGATGCTGAACGCCTTCCGACGCCACTGGGAGCTGCCCGGCGGCATGCTGGAGGCGGGGGAGGGGCCAGAAGCGGCGGCGCTGCGGGAGCTGGCCGAGGAAACCGGCATTCTGGCGACGACGGCGGAGTTCGCCGTCGTGGCCGAGTTCGCCTTGGTCGCGCCGGTGCGACGCGAGTACGCCGCGGTCTACCGGCTGGCGCTCGAAGCCCCGCCGCGCCCGGTGGTCAGCGACGAGGCGCTGGCCTTCCGATGGTGGGACCCCGCCACGCCGGTACCGCCGGAAATGAGCCCGCTCGACGCCGCGATCGCACGACAGGTCTGCCCGGTTCGCTGA